CGTTGGGCACCTCCGTGGCGGGCATCCCGGTGAATTTCTACGACCTGGACGCCATGACCCAGGGCCTGCAGCGCAGTGACCTGATCATCGTGGCCGGACGCCCTGCCATGGGCAAAACATCGATCGTGCTCAACCTGGCCAAGAACGTGGCCCAGTTACACGACCTGCCGGTGTGCGTGTTCTCTCTGGAGATGAGTAAGGAGCAGCTCACCTACAGGCTGCTGTCGATGGAGGTGGGCATCGAAGCGGGCCGGCTGCGCACAGGCCGCCTGCAACAAGAGGAATGGCCACTGCTCGGCCAGGGCATCAACACCCTCGGCCAGCTGCCGATCTACATCGACGACAAACCCAACTCCGGCGTGCTGGAGATGCGTTCCCTCTGTCGCAGGCTGATGGCAGAACAGGGCAAGGAGCTTGGCCTGATCGTGATCGACTACCTGCAGCTGATGGAAGGATCGAGTCCTGATAACCGCGTGCAGGAGATTTCACGGATCACAAGAGCTCTCAAAGGCATGGCAAGGGAACTGAACGTGCCGGTGATTGCCCTGTCTCAGCTCAGCCGTGGCGTGGAATCGCGCACCAACAAACGCCCGATGCTCAGCGACCTGCGCGAATCGGGCTCGATTGAGCAGGACGCCGATCTGGTGCTGATGATCTACCGCGACGAGTACTACAACCCTGAAACTCCCGACCGCGGCATCACCGAAGTGATCGTGACCAAGCACCGCAACGGGCCAGTGGGCACGGTGAAGCTGCTGTTCGAGCCGCAGTTCACTCGTTTCCGCAACCTGGCTGCCTAAGTCTCACGATGTGGATTAGCCGCAACCTGCTGAAAGCGAACGAATTGGCTTCAAAAGAAGTCAAGAGATCGCGACGCACTGCGGCTTTCAAAACCAAAGCAACGTCACACAGTGCTGTGGTGAAAACCTGGAGGTGCAGTCACAACGAACCATCTCCCGCAAAGCCCTCTTGAAAGGTGAAAAACCCGTGACTAAAGGATTTCGCACTATCGGGCTCTTGCATTCATGCAAAAAACTCTGTCATGGCAAATAATATTCCTGAGATTCAAATGAGAGTTGGCTGAGGACAGCCCCAAAGCAACTGAATCCATCGACGCAGAAGAAGTTGACACCTCTTCTGCTGCTTCGCACTGCTCTCCAGTGCACCGAAACCATTCATTAGCCGTTGTCGTCGCTCCTGGCCTGGGGCTACCTCCACTCCGGAATGAGGCGGAAGAAGCTGCCATCTGTCTTGGTCGAACCAACTCCCCTCTGACAAGGATCGGAGAGGAACTGAAGCTACGCCGACAGCAAGGAACACCCGCCAAAGAACTGCATCTCCTGGCCCATGGCAACAGCCAAGGGATTCAGTTGGCTGACGACTGGATCGATCAGGCCGCGTTACTGCGCCATGCCGCCGACATAGCCGAATGGCAGATCAGCACGTTGGTGCTGTGGTGCTGCCAGATCGGACGAAATCAAGCGTTCATTAATCAGCTCAGAAAGATCACCGGAGCCGAGATATTTGTCAGCGACAACCACATCAACAAAGAAGCAATCAAGACCCATAATGAATATGGAGATACTCACCAACTTTCTGAACTAATTGAAAATAATCAACTCCAAACCTGGCAAGGTGATTTGGAATGGCTGCAAGTTGGCGATGAGATAGAAGGCCGCAAAAAAAATGCAAGATCTGGATCCAGCGTCAGTCTATCGAGTGACGGAAGTATTGCTGCCATTGGCAGCTGGAATGACCGCACAATTGGCAAACAGCGAGGCAGCGTTGCTGTTTACCAGTCGGTCAATAATAGCTGGACACAACTTGGCAAT
This genomic window from Synechococcus sp. MIT S9220 contains:
- the dnaB gene encoding replicative DNA helicase produces the protein MVSVPLSESGGESTEGERRGFGKGRRREEPSFEALPDSIPPQNLEAEEAVLGGILLDPDAIGRVADVLQPEAFYLNAHREIFRTAVMLHSQGKPTDLTAMTAWLADTGALEKVGGSSRLVELVERVASTASIEQVARLVMDKYLRRQLIRSGNEVIQLGFDQGLPMEQVLDKAEQTIFAISQEKPSQGLTPTAEILTSTFNEIESRSLGTSVAGIPVNFYDLDAMTQGLQRSDLIIVAGRPAMGKTSIVLNLAKNVAQLHDLPVCVFSLEMSKEQLTYRLLSMEVGIEAGRLRTGRLQQEEWPLLGQGINTLGQLPIYIDDKPNSGVLEMRSLCRRLMAEQGKELGLIVIDYLQLMEGSSPDNRVQEISRITRALKGMARELNVPVIALSQLSRGVESRTNKRPMLSDLRESGSIEQDADLVLMIYRDEYYNPETPDRGITEVIVTKHRNGPVGTVKLLFEPQFTRFRNLAA